A part of Mesoplodon densirostris isolate mMesDen1 chromosome 10, mMesDen1 primary haplotype, whole genome shotgun sequence genomic DNA contains:
- the IL17RD gene encoding interleukin-17 receptor D: MAPWLQLCSVFFTVNACLNGSQLAVAAGGSSRTRGADTCGWRGVGPASRNSGLHNITFRYDNCTTYLNPVGKHVIADAQNITISQYACHDQVAVTVLWSPGALGIEFLKGFRVILEELKSEGRQCQQLILKDPKQLNSSFKRAGVESQPFLNMKFETDYFVKIVPFPSIKNESNYHPFFFRTRTCDLLLQPDNLACKPFWKPRNLNITQHGSDMQVSFDHAPHAFGFRFFYLHYKLKHEGPFKRKTCKQEQNTETTSCLLQNVSPGDYIIELVDDTNMTRKVMHYALKPVYSQWAGPIRAVAITVPLVVISAFATLFTVMCRKKQQENIYSHLDEESSESSTYITALPRERLRPRPKVFLCYSSKDGQNHMNVVQCFAYFLQDFCGCEVALDLWEDFSLCREGQREWVIQKIHESQFIIVVCSKGMKYFVDKKNYKHKGGARGSGKGELFLVAVSTIAEKLRQAKQSSSTALSKFIAVYFDYSCEGDVPGVLDLSTKYKLMDHVPQLCSHLHSQDLSPQEPGLHPGRISRRNYFRSKSGRSLYVAICNMHQFIDEEPDWFEKQFVPFHLPPLRYREPVLKKFDSGLVLNEVLCKPGPESDFCLKAEAAGSGAPADPHSEGPQFGPDEDAEAGPVPGASAVLRPLLHAVKAAGPSDMPRDSGIYDSSVPSSELSLPLMEGLSTDQTETSSLTESLSSSSGLGEEDPPALPSKLLASGACKAEPGCCSYTGELHAVAPL; encoded by the exons ACTGCACCACTTACTTGAATCCAGTGGGGAAGCACGTGATTGCCGATGCCCAGAACATCACCATCAGTCAGTATGCTTGCCACGATCAAGTGGCAGTCACCGTTCTTTGGTCCCCAGGAGCCCTCG GCATCGAATTCCTAAAAGGATTTCGGGTAATACTGGAGGAGCTGAAGTCAGAGGGAAGACAGTGCCAACAACTGATTCTAAAGGACCCGAAGCAGCTCAACAGTAGCTTCAAACGAGCT ggAGTGGAATCTCAACCTTTCCTGAATATGAAATTTGAAACAGATTACTTTGTAAAGATTGTCCCTTTTCCTtccattaaaaatgaaagcaattatCACCCTTTCTTCTTCAGAACCCGCA CCTGTGACCTGCTCTTGCAGCCGGACAACCTGGCCTGTAAACCCT tCTGGAAGCCTCGGAACCTCAACATCACCCAGCACGGTTCAGACATGCAGGTGTCCTTCGACCACGCACCCCATGCCTTTGGCTTCCGTTTCTTCTATCTTCATTATAAGCTCAAGCACGAAGGACCCTTCAAGCGAAAGACCTGTAAACAG gagcaaaacacagagacaaccaGCTGCCTCCTTCAAAATGTATCTCCTGGGGATTATATAATTGAG CTGGTGGATGACACTAATATGACAAGAAAAGTGATGCATTATGCCTTAAAACCAG TGTATTCCCAGTGGGCTGGGCCCATCAGAGCTGTTGCCATCACTGTGCCCCTGGTTGTCATATCGGCATTTGCGACGCTCTTCACGGTGATGTGCCGCAAGAAGCAGCAAG aaaatatatattcacatttAGATGAAGAGAGTTCTGAGTCCTCCACGTACATCACAGCACTTCCCAGGGAGAGGCTCCGGCCACGGCCCAAGGTCTTCCTCTGCTATTCCAGTAAAGATGGCCAGAATCACATGAACGTCGTCCAGTGCTTTGCCTACTTCCTCCAGGACTTCTGTGGCTGTGAG GTCGCTCTGGACTTGTGGGAAGACTTCAGCCTCTGCAGAGAAGGGCAGAGAGAATGGGTCATCCAGAAGATCCACGAGTCCCAGTTCATCATCGTGGTGTGTTCCAAAGGCATGAAATACTTCGTAGATAAGAAGAACTACAAGCACAAAGGAGGCGCCCGAGGCTCGGGGAAAGGGGAGCTCTTCCTGGTGGCGGTGTCTACCATTGCTGAGAAGCTCCGCCAAGCCAAGCAGAGCTCATCCACGGCGCTCAGCAAGTTCATCGCTGTCTACTTCGATTATTCCTGCGAGGGAGACGTTCCCGGCGTCCTGGACCTGAGCACCAAGTACAAACTCATGGACCACGTCCCCCAGCTCTGCTCCCACCTGCATTCCCAGGACCTCAGCCCCCAGGAGCCGGGGCTGCACCCCGGACGCATTAGCAGGAGGAACTACTTCCGGAGCAAATCGGGCCGCTCGCTATACGTCGCCATTTGCAACATGCACCAGTTTATCGACGAGGAGCCTGACTGGTTTGAGAAGCAGTTTGTTCCCTTCCATCTCCCCCCACTCCGCTACCGGGAGCCGGTTCTGAAGAAGTTTGACTCAGGCTTGGTTTTAAACGAAGTCCTGTGCAAGCCAGGGCCGGAGAGCGACTTCTGTCTCAAGGCCGAGGCCGCTGGCTCCGGGGCGCCGGCCGACCCCCACAGTGAGGGCCCGCAGTTCGGCCCGGACGAAGACGCGGAGGCCGGGCCCGTTCCGGGCGCCAGCGCGGTCCTGCGGCCCCTGCTGCACGCAGTGAAAGCCGCCGGCCCCTCAGACATGCCACGGGACTCGGGCATCTACGACTCGTCCGTGCCTTCGTCCGAGTTGTCCCTGCCCCTAATGGAAGGGCTCTCCACGGACCAAACGGAGACGTCTTCGCTGACGGAGAGCTTGTCGTCCTCTTCAGGCCTGG GTGAGGAGGACCCTCCCGCCCTTCCTTCCAAGCTCCTCGCCTCTGGGGCATGCAAAGCAGAACCTGGTTGCTGCAGCTACACTGGTGAACTCCACGCGGTCGCTCCTTTGTAA